The following proteins are encoded in a genomic region of Sorangiineae bacterium MSr12523:
- a CDS encoding extracellular solute-binding protein codes for MLYDLVKAVSRRRQLTILALVAVFFAALAGLKLVPGLPMWLDATLQIVLAAALAHVVISVVRRCYPVENRLPADDAIVSSSFATVGGVYGLIAGFLIVMVWQSYSDTGVVVAREANAIADLERMSRGFPVTVQLQIQQASRRYVRSVVKEEWPLMAKGEQSQSADDALAALWSAYTEIEGRQRGSSLYDQSVRRLNEVDDNRRLRLLASRDGVPVPLWIILWGGGIGTLIIGCLFEAGNFVVHRALITFLAAILSFSLYLISALEHPFDNRLPTSAEPLERVLAGMLELEAPKSLGKAEGKLDLVTWAGYAEDGSHDPNVDWVHPFEGKTGCKVNAKIANSSDEMVRLMKTGEYDVVSASGDASLRLIASGTVAPVNTDLIPSYADLFPALKLKPWNSVNRVPYGVPHGRGANLLVWRTDKVPTAPESWAAVLEPAAGTPPQLSVYDSPIYLADAAVYLMMARPQLGIRNPYALDDQQFLAVLDVLRNQRHYVGQYWSDYTEQIQSFKTGTSVIGTTWQITANLAKAEGAPIATTLPKEGATGWSDTWMIAAKARHPTCAYEWMNWIASPKINAQVAEFYGQAPANAKACNETADPKFCEVFHAADEAYYAKVHYWTTPTSQCLDGRTSVQCKDYAEWSRAWAEIAK; via the coding sequence GTGTTGTACGACCTTGTCAAGGCGGTCTCGCGGCGGCGGCAGCTAACGATTCTCGCGTTGGTCGCCGTATTCTTCGCAGCGCTGGCTGGGCTGAAACTGGTGCCCGGGCTACCCATGTGGCTCGATGCCACGCTGCAGATCGTGCTCGCCGCGGCGTTGGCCCACGTGGTCATTTCCGTGGTGCGGCGCTGCTATCCCGTCGAAAATCGCCTGCCGGCGGACGACGCCATCGTGAGCAGCTCCTTCGCCACGGTGGGAGGTGTGTACGGGCTCATCGCCGGATTCCTCATCGTCATGGTGTGGCAAAGCTACTCGGATACCGGCGTGGTCGTCGCACGGGAGGCCAATGCCATCGCCGATCTCGAGCGAATGTCACGTGGATTTCCGGTCACTGTACAGCTCCAGATCCAGCAGGCGTCACGTCGATACGTTCGCTCCGTGGTGAAAGAAGAGTGGCCGCTGATGGCCAAGGGCGAGCAGAGCCAGTCCGCAGACGACGCATTGGCCGCACTTTGGAGCGCGTACACGGAAATCGAGGGCCGCCAACGCGGTAGCTCCCTCTACGATCAATCCGTGCGGCGCCTCAACGAGGTGGACGACAACCGCCGATTGCGCCTTTTGGCCAGTCGGGACGGCGTGCCCGTTCCCTTGTGGATCATTCTATGGGGAGGAGGTATCGGCACACTCATCATTGGGTGCCTCTTCGAGGCGGGCAACTTCGTGGTCCATCGCGCGTTGATCACGTTTCTCGCCGCCATCTTGTCGTTCTCGCTTTATTTGATTTCCGCGCTGGAACACCCGTTCGACAATCGCCTCCCCACCTCGGCGGAGCCCCTCGAGCGTGTTCTGGCAGGTATGCTGGAATTGGAAGCGCCCAAGTCGCTGGGCAAGGCCGAGGGAAAGCTCGACCTGGTCACGTGGGCTGGGTACGCGGAAGACGGCTCCCACGATCCCAACGTGGATTGGGTGCATCCTTTCGAGGGAAAAACCGGATGCAAGGTCAACGCGAAGATCGCCAATTCGTCGGACGAAATGGTGAGGTTGATGAAAACGGGGGAGTACGATGTCGTATCGGCATCTGGCGACGCGTCGTTGCGATTGATCGCATCGGGTACCGTCGCGCCGGTCAATACCGACCTAATTCCTAGCTATGCGGATCTCTTTCCCGCGCTCAAGCTCAAACCGTGGAACTCGGTGAATCGCGTGCCGTACGGCGTGCCCCACGGCCGAGGTGCAAACCTGCTCGTGTGGCGAACCGACAAGGTGCCCACGGCGCCGGAGTCGTGGGCCGCGGTGCTCGAGCCTGCCGCGGGCACGCCGCCACAGCTCTCGGTGTACGACTCGCCCATCTACCTCGCCGATGCCGCGGTTTACCTGATGATGGCGCGTCCCCAATTGGGGATTCGAAATCCGTATGCGCTCGACGACCAGCAATTTCTGGCGGTGCTCGACGTGCTTCGCAATCAACGGCATTACGTCGGTCAATATTGGAGCGATTACACGGAACAGATTCAGAGCTTCAAAACCGGGACGTCGGTCATCGGCACGACGTGGCAGATCACCGCCAATCTGGCCAAGGCCGAAGGAGCCCCCATCGCCACCACGCTTCCAAAAGAGGGCGCGACGGGGTGGTCGGATACATGGATGATCGCAGCCAAAGCCCGCCATCCGACGTGCGCTTACGAATGGATGAATTGGATCGCGTCGCCCAAGATCAACGCGCAGGTGGCCGAGTTCTATGGCCAGGCCCCGGCGAACGCGAAAGCCTGCAACGAGACCGCGGATCCCAAGTTTTGCGAAGTATTTCACGCGGCCGACGAGGCGTATTACGCGAAAGTTCACTATTGGACGACGCCCACGTCCCAATGCCTGGACGGGCGCACCAGTGTACAATGCAAAGATTACGCAGAGTGGTCGCGCGCGTGGGCGGAGATTGCAAAATGA